Proteins found in one Pseudomonas sp. P8_241 genomic segment:
- a CDS encoding glutamine synthetase family protein yields MTSEGFLDGRRLQLARGVLLQCIMGGYPPARFYGSDDGDLALIPDPGQIHRLPWSKPARAFAICDANELGTTTSSNLSTRGQLKAVLARYAALGLAPVVATELEFFVFAPNTDPTQAFLPPLGLDGRREDGQSAFSVSSNNGLRPFFNEVYECMAALGLPRDTFMHEMGVSQFEINLLHGDPLLLADQTFLFKHLLKEVAIKHGLSVVCMAKPLAHTPGSSMHIHQSVVEVDSGRNVFSDKAGEETATFRHFIAGQQACMADFTALFAPNVNSYQRLCHPYASPNNACWSHDNRAAGLRIPASLPVARRVENRLPGADANPYLAIAASLAAGLHGIENKLEPSAPIQGEFEVPDNLSLPCTLHAALERLKRSQLAKELFGAEFIEGYIASKTLELTSFYDEITPWERRVLAAQA; encoded by the coding sequence ATGACCTCCGAGGGTTTCCTCGACGGTCGGCGTTTGCAGTTGGCGCGGGGTGTGCTGCTGCAATGCATCATGGGCGGTTATCCGCCAGCGCGCTTTTACGGCAGCGATGACGGCGACCTGGCGTTGATTCCCGATCCCGGGCAAATCCACCGCTTGCCCTGGAGCAAACCGGCTCGGGCCTTCGCCATTTGCGATGCGAACGAGTTAGGCACCACCACCAGCTCCAACCTGTCGACCCGTGGTCAGCTCAAAGCCGTGCTCGCCCGTTATGCGGCCCTTGGCCTGGCACCGGTGGTGGCCACCGAGCTTGAGTTCTTCGTTTTTGCGCCCAACACCGACCCGACTCAAGCTTTCCTGCCGCCCCTGGGTCTGGACGGTCGTCGCGAGGACGGTCAGTCGGCGTTCAGCGTCAGCTCCAACAACGGCTTGCGGCCGTTTTTCAATGAGGTCTACGAGTGCATGGCAGCGTTGGGGTTGCCCCGCGATACGTTCATGCACGAGATGGGCGTGAGCCAGTTCGAGATCAATCTGCTGCATGGTGATCCACTGTTGCTGGCCGACCAGACGTTCCTGTTCAAGCATCTTCTGAAAGAAGTCGCGATCAAACACGGCCTGAGCGTTGTCTGCATGGCCAAGCCGTTGGCGCATACGCCGGGCAGTTCCATGCACATTCACCAGAGTGTGGTTGAGGTCGATTCGGGGCGTAACGTGTTCAGTGACAAGGCGGGGGAGGAGACGGCGACTTTCCGGCATTTCATCGCCGGTCAGCAGGCCTGCATGGCGGACTTCACCGCTTTGTTTGCGCCGAACGTGAACTCGTACCAGCGCTTGTGCCACCCTTATGCGTCGCCGAACAATGCGTGCTGGTCCCATGACAACCGGGCGGCCGGACTGCGAATTCCGGCGAGTTTGCCGGTGGCGCGGCGGGTCGAAAACCGCTTGCCGGGGGCTGACGCCAATCCGTACCTGGCGATTGCCGCGAGCCTCGCGGCAGGGTTGCATGGCATCGAGAACAAGCTGGAGCCGAGCGCGCCGATCCAGGGCGAGTTTGAAGTGCCGGACAATCTTTCATTGCCGTGTACCTTGCACGCGGCGCTTGAGCGTCTGAAACGTAGCCAGTTGGCCAAGGAACTGTTCGGTGCGGAATTCATCGAAGGCTACATCGCTTCGAAGACCCTGGAGCTGACCAGCTTTTATGATGAAATTACTCCCTGGGAACGGCGTGTTTTAGCGGCCCAGGCCTGA